One segment of Colius striatus isolate bColStr4 chromosome 11, bColStr4.1.hap1, whole genome shotgun sequence DNA contains the following:
- the STEAP3 gene encoding metalloreductase STEAP3 has protein sequence MSGGDMAKPLLGQGSAEGEGRTAPAAGRAVGVLGSGDFARALAIRLVCSGFKVVVGSRNPKRKVGLFPSAAEVTFQAEAVKKADVIFVAVFREHYSTLCELADVLEGKILVDVSNNTEINHHKESNAEYLASLFPASTVVKGFNVVSAWTLQSGARDGNKQVLICSNSPEAKRTVTEIAQGMGFTPVDMGCMSSACEIENIPLRLLPAWKIPIFLALGLFLCFFTYNLIRQVIHPYIREQKNKLYKIPIEVVNTTLPCVAYVMLSLVYLPGVLAACSQLYHSTKYRRFPDWLDQWLQHRKQIGLLSFFCAALHAVYSFCLPMRRSHRYQLIETAVKQAMEKKMNIWVEEEVWRMEIYISVGIIALGLLSLLAITSLPSVSNSLNWREFSFIQSTLGFIALVISTLHTLTYGWSRAFDENQYKFYLPPTYTLTLLVPCTVILAKIIFALPCIHQRLQRIRRGWEKGRYVKFVLPSATGEYSSGETSSNV, from the exons ATGTCTGGAGGAGACATGGCCAAAcccctcctgggccaggggagcgCGGAGGGCGAGGGCCGCACGGCGCCGGCGGCCGGGCGCGCCGTGGGGGTGCTGGGCAGCGGTGACTTCGCGCGGGCCTTGGCCATCCGCCTCGTGTGCTCCGGCTTCAAGGTGGTGGTCGGCAGCCGCAATCCCAAGCGCAAAGTCGGCCTCTTCCCTTCGGCAGCAGAAGTCACGTTCCAGGCCGAGGCGGTGAAGAAGGCGGACGTCATTTTCGTGGCGGTTTTCAGGGAGCATTACTCCACCCTCTGTGAGCTGGCCGATGTGCTGGAGGGCAAGATCCTGGTGGACGTTAGTAACAACACCGAGATCAACCATCACAAAGAGTCCAACGCCGAGTACTTGGCTTCCCTGTTCCCAGCCTCCACCGTGGTCAAGGGCTTTAACGTGGTTTCTGCATGGACGCTGCAGTCGGGTGCCAGGGATGGAAACAAGCAG GTTCTGATTTGCTCAAATAGCCCAGAAGCCAAGCGCACGGTAACAGAAATTGCTCAAGGCATGGGATTCACCCCTGTGGACATGGGCTGCATGTCATCAGCCTGCGAGATCGAGAACATTCCCCTGCGCCTCCTGCCAGCCTGGAAAATCCCCATCTTTTTGGCTCTGGGtctctttctttgcttcttcaCTTACAACCTGATCCGGCAGGTCATCCACCCTTACATCAGGGAGCAGAAGAACAAATTGTACAAGATCCCCATCGAGGTGGTCAACACGACTCTGCCTTGCGTGGCCTATGTCATGCTGTCCCTGGTCTACCTGCCCGGGGTTCTGGCAGCCTGCTCGCAGCTCTACcacagcaccaagtacaggcgCTTTCCAGATTGGCTCGACCAGTGGCTCCAGCACCGCAAGCAGATTGGTCTGCTCAGCTTCTTCTGCGCGGCGCTGCACGCCGTGTACAGCTTCTGCCTGCCCATGCGCCGCTCACACCGCTACCAGTTGATTGAGACGGCTGTCAAGCAG GCTATGGAGAAGAAGATGAATATCTGGGTAGAAGAGGAAGTCTGGAGGATGGAGATTTATATCTCTGTTGGAATAATTGCCCTGGGCTTGCTGTCATTACTTGCCATCACTTCACTTCCATCTGTCTCAAACTCTCTCAACTGGAGGGAATTCAGTTTCATTCAG TCCACCCTTGGATTTATTGCCTTGGTAATCAGCACTCTGCACACACTCACGTACGGATGGTCGAGGGCCTTCGATGAGAACCAGTACAAATTCTACCTGCCCCCAACCTACACCCTCACACTGCTCGTCCCATGTACTGTCATCCTGGCAAAAATCATCTTTGCTTTGCCCTGCATCCACCAGAGACTCCAGCGAATCAggaggggctgggagaaggGCAGATACGTCAAGTTTGTCCTGCCCAGTGCGACGGGGGAATATTCCAGCGGGGAGACCTCCAGCAATGTCTAA
- the C11H2orf76 gene encoding UPF0538 protein C2orf76 homolog isoform X1, whose translation MSAEGSTVTVRLVRSFEHRNFRPVVYHGVNLDQTVKQFATFVRKDVSSRTGLPPPFKNYKYDTMKIIHQAHKSKTGELVVSLEDDDKLILKEDSTLEAAGVANETELAFFCEEDYRNYKANPVSAW comes from the exons ATGTCAGCAGAAGGCTCAACCGTCACAGTTCGTCTCGTTCGATCTTTCGAACACCGGAATTTCAGACCCGTGGTGTATCATGGAGTTAACTTGGATCAGACAGTGAAGCAGTTTGCTACTTTTGTGAGGAAGG atGTGTCTTCAAGAACAGgacttcctcctccttttaaaaattacaagtATG atacaaTGAAGATTATTCACCAAGCGCACAAATCTAAG ACTGGTGAACTTGTAGTGAGTTTGGAAGATGATGACAAACTGATTTTGAAAGAAGACAGCACGCTGGAAGCAGCGGGAGTAG CAAATGAGACGGAATTAGCATTCTTCTGTGAGGAAGATTACAGAAACTACAAAGCTAATCCTGTTTCGGCCTGGTGA
- the C11H2orf76 gene encoding UPF0538 protein C2orf76 homolog isoform X2 — MSAEGSTVTVRLVRSFEHRNFRPVVYHGVNLDQTVKQFATFVRKDTMKIIHQAHKSKTGELVVSLEDDDKLILKEDSTLEAAGVANETELAFFCEEDYRNYKANPVSAW; from the exons ATGTCAGCAGAAGGCTCAACCGTCACAGTTCGTCTCGTTCGATCTTTCGAACACCGGAATTTCAGACCCGTGGTGTATCATGGAGTTAACTTGGATCAGACAGTGAAGCAGTTTGCTACTTTTGTGAGGAAGG atacaaTGAAGATTATTCACCAAGCGCACAAATCTAAG ACTGGTGAACTTGTAGTGAGTTTGGAAGATGATGACAAACTGATTTTGAAAGAAGACAGCACGCTGGAAGCAGCGGGAGTAG CAAATGAGACGGAATTAGCATTCTTCTGTGAGGAAGATTACAGAAACTACAAAGCTAATCCTGTTTCGGCCTGGTGA